The following proteins come from a genomic window of Erpetoichthys calabaricus chromosome 18, fErpCal1.3, whole genome shotgun sequence:
- the ssh1a gene encoding protein phosphatase Slingshot homolog 1 isoform X2, with amino-acid sequence MHLMVNSSQQAMLKMLPHFVENAVLTQTEIYRILSESFFMVKGAALFLQQGSTLQGQKVHSHHKHAGDLPQHLQVMINLLRSEDRIKLAVRLESAWSDRVRYMVVVYTNGRQDTEENILLGMDFTSKERCCTIGMVLPLWSDTKIHLDGDGGFSVNTAGRTHIFKPVSVQAMWSALQILHKACEISRRYNYYQGSVALTWMSYYESCISSEQSCINEWNAMQDLESTRPDSPAMFVDKPTERERTERQIKAKLRSIMMSKDLENVTSKEIRNELEQHMNCNLKEYKEFIDNEMLLILGQMDKATLIFDHVYLGSEWNASNLEELQSSGVGYILNVTREIDNFFPGLFSYHNIRVYDEEATDLLAHWNDTYNFIVKAKKNHSKCLVHCKMGVSRSASTVIAYAMKEYGWSLEVAYNYVKQKRSITRPNAGFMRQLAEYEGILDASKQRHNKLWRPDSDSEMADGQQACLQLDEAGENPSEFTIRPPDELWDVDGARPSPSRTIGVEVDPADPPNYNYYFRRLSDSALDSEPSTPVRAPPLLDMDRVYIEIEDVERDALLDDEPFEGRECSLHHFAVASEGTAAQTCRFEPLEAEIRRKLDFGTVEEEDEEEAEAEVALLMGPQREGGNIGEGEENSAHVKEDIQAPRCSSIEEQNRLNNKNSNNNNSLSSKRSFQEGSDDSANIRSIHKVKPLYWVCTECMPSPSHLCCESMKINHSQSLNPVQQSGNCTLGNPVMRPLSGVVKKSLGNCAICGITASESFLKTCHQKVDPVSCDGFIENVQARWESSFLTKIGELNEKAPKNIKDLKLLKISLDEEKPVVASYLMQHQESIIQLQKAGLVKKHAKELEKLTNIAVDNSKASVQLRDGEHMDFTSEHESLLTGSQKDVQVDFVSKVCEPNQQQTSTPHSGHLSTPLCLTRDLLKTVGGQTPTSSPHGSTLTRSSSSDSIHSIRGKPGLVKQRAQEIEARLRLAGLTVSSRLKRSNSLAKLASLNFSSDDLSSIGSSAECNVTFISRSASSKDSRSWQLSSVQRETKKTFMSSFLKSPLEVSTFSPGS; translated from the exons GTGATTTACCCCAGCATCTTCAAGTGATGATCAATCTTCTTAGATCGGAAGACAGAATTAAACTG GCTGTGCGATTAGAAAGTGCTTGGTCTGATAGAGTCAGGTACATGGTGGTGGTTTATACTAATGGTCGACAGGACACAGAGGAAAATATTCTGCTGGGCATGGACTTCACAAGCAAAGAGAG ATGTTGCACAATTGGAATGGTACTGCCCCTCTGGAGTGACACCAAGATTCACCTGGATGGTGATGG AGGCTTTAGTGTGAATACAGCAGGAAGAACACACATCTTTAAGCCTGTGTCAGTGCAAGCCATGTG GTCTGCTTTGCAGATTCTCCACAAAGCCTGTGAGATTTCCCGAAGGTACAACTATTATCAGGGCAGTGTAGCTCTCACATGGATGAGTTACTATGAAAGTTGTATCTCTTCTGAGCAGAGTTGCATCAATGAGTGGAATGCCATGCAGGATTTGGAATCCACTCGGCCAGACTCGCCTGCTATGTTTGTTGACAA acccacagagagagagagaacagagcGTCAAATTAAAGCTAAACTCCGCAGCATCATGATGAGCAAAGACCTGGAAAATGTAACTTCTAAGGAG ATACGCAATGAACTGGAGCAGCATATGAACTGTAACCTGAAAGAGTACAAGGAATTTATTGACAATGAAATGCTGCTGATCCTTGGGCAAATGGACAAGGCCACGCTGATTTTTGATCATGTGTATCTG GGATCTGAGTGGAATGCCTCCAACTTAGAGGAACTGCAGAGCTCAGG tgtTGGCTACATACTCAACGTAACCAGAGAAATTGATAACTTTTTTCCGGGCTTGTTTTCATATCACAACATACGAGTGTATGATGAGGAAGCCACTGATCTTTTGGCCCACTGGAATGACACCTACAACTTCATAGTTAAAGCAAA AAAGAACCATTCAAAATGTCTTGTTCATTGCAAGATGGGTGTAAGCCGCTCAGCATCTACAGTCATAGCCTATGCTATGAAAGAGTATGGGTGGTCGCTAGAAGTAGCATATAACTATGTCAAGCAGAAGCGAAGCATTACACGTCCAAATGCAGGCTTCATGAGACAGCTGGCAGAGTATGAAGGAATCTTAGATGCAAG tAAACAGCGGCACAATAAATTATGGCGTCCTGACTCTGATTCAGAAATGGCGGATGGTCAGCAAGCCTGTTTGCAACTTGATGAGGCTGGTGAAAACCCATCTGAGTTTACAATTAGACCACCTGATGAGCTGTGGGATGTAGATGGAGCAAGACCTTCACCAAGTAGGACAATAGGTGTTGAAGTGGATCCTGCTGATCCACCCAATTATAACTATTACTTCAGGAGACTGTCCGATTCTGCATTGGACAGTGAACCTTCTACCCCTGTGCGAGCCCCGCCACTACTAGACATGGATCGAGTTTATATTGAAATTGAAGATGTTGAAAGAGATGCACTACTAGATGATGAGCCGTTTGAAGGTAGAGAGTGTTCTCTACATCATTTTGCTGTTGCTAGTGAAGGTACAGCTGCTCAGACATGTCGATTTGAACCATTAGAAGCTGAAATTCGTAGGAAGCTGGATTTTGGCACTgtagaggaggaggatgaagaggaGGCAGAAGCAGAGGTTGCTTTGTTAATGGGACCACAACGTGAAGGGGGAAACATTGGTGAAGGTGAGGAGAATAGTGCACATGTCAAAGAAGATATACAGGCTCCCCGCTGCTCTTCCATTGAAGAACAAAACAGGCTTAACAACAAAAATTCAAACAATAACAACAGTCTCAGTAGCAAACGGAGCTTTCAAGAAGGGTCTGAC gaCAGTGCTAACATCAGAAGTATCCACAAAGTCAAGCCTTTATATTGGGTCTGTACAGAATGCATGCCTTCCCCTAGCCATCTGTGCTGTGAATCCATGAAAATCAACCATTCTCAGAGCCTTAACCCAGTTCAACAGAGTGGCAATTGTACCTTGGGGAATCCTGTAATGCGTCCCTTGTCAGGTGTGGTTAAAAAGTCATTGGGAAACTGTGCTATCTGTGGCATTACTGCATCAGAATCCTTTTTGAAAACCTGCCATCAAAAGGTGGATCCAGTAAGCTGTGATGGCTTTATTGAGAATGTGCAGGCACGCTGGGAGTCTAGTTTCTTGACAAAAATTGGAGAACTTAATGAAAAAGCTCCAAAGAATATCAAAGACCTTAAACTGCTTAAAATCAGTCTAGATGAAGAAAAGCCCGTGGTGGCTAGCTACTTAATGCAACATCAGGAATCCATAATTCAGCTTCAGAAAGCTGGCTTGGTCAAGAAACACGCTAAAGAGCTAGAAAAGCTGACCAACATAGCAGTGGATAACAGCAAAGCATCagtacaactgagagatggtgaACATATGGATTTCACTTCTGAACATGAGAGTCTTCTCACAGGAAGCCAGAAAGACGTACAAGTTGATTTTGTGAGTAAGGTGTGTGAACCAAATCAGCAGCAGACTTCCACACCACATTCTGGCCACCTGAGTACCCCCCTGTGCCTGACTAGAGATCTCCTGAAGACTGTGGGTGGACAGACTCCTACATCTTCTCCCCATGGCTCAACTTTGACCCGGAGCTCTAGCAGTGATAGCATTCACAGCATACGAGGAAAGCCAGGTCTTGTCAAACAGCGTGCTCAGGAGATAGAAGCCAGGCTTCGTCTGGCTGGACTCACTGTGTCTTCCAGGCTGAAGCGATCCAACTCCCTGGCCAAGCTGGCCAGCCTCAACTTTTCTTCAGATGACCTTTCTTCCATTGGTTCCTCTGCAGAATGTAATGTCACCTTTATAAGTAGGTCAGCATCCAGCAAAGATAGTCGTAGCTGGCAGCTGAGTAGTGTTCAGCGCGAGACAAAAAAAACGTTTATGAGCAGCTTCTTAAAATCACCTCTTGAGGTCAGCACCTTCAGTCCTGGTAGCTGA
- the ssh1a gene encoding protein phosphatase Slingshot homolog 1 isoform X1, with product MALVTVQRSPTPSAASTASTATTNAGEDFGSDDERRLNQSLSESFFMVKGAALFLQQGSTLQGQKVHSHHKHAGDLPQHLQVMINLLRSEDRIKLAVRLESAWSDRVRYMVVVYTNGRQDTEENILLGMDFTSKERCCTIGMVLPLWSDTKIHLDGDGGFSVNTAGRTHIFKPVSVQAMWSALQILHKACEISRRYNYYQGSVALTWMSYYESCISSEQSCINEWNAMQDLESTRPDSPAMFVDKPTERERTERQIKAKLRSIMMSKDLENVTSKEIRNELEQHMNCNLKEYKEFIDNEMLLILGQMDKATLIFDHVYLGSEWNASNLEELQSSGVGYILNVTREIDNFFPGLFSYHNIRVYDEEATDLLAHWNDTYNFIVKAKKNHSKCLVHCKMGVSRSASTVIAYAMKEYGWSLEVAYNYVKQKRSITRPNAGFMRQLAEYEGILDASKQRHNKLWRPDSDSEMADGQQACLQLDEAGENPSEFTIRPPDELWDVDGARPSPSRTIGVEVDPADPPNYNYYFRRLSDSALDSEPSTPVRAPPLLDMDRVYIEIEDVERDALLDDEPFEGRECSLHHFAVASEGTAAQTCRFEPLEAEIRRKLDFGTVEEEDEEEAEAEVALLMGPQREGGNIGEGEENSAHVKEDIQAPRCSSIEEQNRLNNKNSNNNNSLSSKRSFQEGSDDSANIRSIHKVKPLYWVCTECMPSPSHLCCESMKINHSQSLNPVQQSGNCTLGNPVMRPLSGVVKKSLGNCAICGITASESFLKTCHQKVDPVSCDGFIENVQARWESSFLTKIGELNEKAPKNIKDLKLLKISLDEEKPVVASYLMQHQESIIQLQKAGLVKKHAKELEKLTNIAVDNSKASVQLRDGEHMDFTSEHESLLTGSQKDVQVDFVSKVCEPNQQQTSTPHSGHLSTPLCLTRDLLKTVGGQTPTSSPHGSTLTRSSSSDSIHSIRGKPGLVKQRAQEIEARLRLAGLTVSSRLKRSNSLAKLASLNFSSDDLSSIGSSAECNVTFISRSASSKDSRSWQLSSVQRETKKTFMSSFLKSPLEVSTFSPGS from the exons GTGATTTACCCCAGCATCTTCAAGTGATGATCAATCTTCTTAGATCGGAAGACAGAATTAAACTG GCTGTGCGATTAGAAAGTGCTTGGTCTGATAGAGTCAGGTACATGGTGGTGGTTTATACTAATGGTCGACAGGACACAGAGGAAAATATTCTGCTGGGCATGGACTTCACAAGCAAAGAGAG ATGTTGCACAATTGGAATGGTACTGCCCCTCTGGAGTGACACCAAGATTCACCTGGATGGTGATGG AGGCTTTAGTGTGAATACAGCAGGAAGAACACACATCTTTAAGCCTGTGTCAGTGCAAGCCATGTG GTCTGCTTTGCAGATTCTCCACAAAGCCTGTGAGATTTCCCGAAGGTACAACTATTATCAGGGCAGTGTAGCTCTCACATGGATGAGTTACTATGAAAGTTGTATCTCTTCTGAGCAGAGTTGCATCAATGAGTGGAATGCCATGCAGGATTTGGAATCCACTCGGCCAGACTCGCCTGCTATGTTTGTTGACAA acccacagagagagagagaacagagcGTCAAATTAAAGCTAAACTCCGCAGCATCATGATGAGCAAAGACCTGGAAAATGTAACTTCTAAGGAG ATACGCAATGAACTGGAGCAGCATATGAACTGTAACCTGAAAGAGTACAAGGAATTTATTGACAATGAAATGCTGCTGATCCTTGGGCAAATGGACAAGGCCACGCTGATTTTTGATCATGTGTATCTG GGATCTGAGTGGAATGCCTCCAACTTAGAGGAACTGCAGAGCTCAGG tgtTGGCTACATACTCAACGTAACCAGAGAAATTGATAACTTTTTTCCGGGCTTGTTTTCATATCACAACATACGAGTGTATGATGAGGAAGCCACTGATCTTTTGGCCCACTGGAATGACACCTACAACTTCATAGTTAAAGCAAA AAAGAACCATTCAAAATGTCTTGTTCATTGCAAGATGGGTGTAAGCCGCTCAGCATCTACAGTCATAGCCTATGCTATGAAAGAGTATGGGTGGTCGCTAGAAGTAGCATATAACTATGTCAAGCAGAAGCGAAGCATTACACGTCCAAATGCAGGCTTCATGAGACAGCTGGCAGAGTATGAAGGAATCTTAGATGCAAG tAAACAGCGGCACAATAAATTATGGCGTCCTGACTCTGATTCAGAAATGGCGGATGGTCAGCAAGCCTGTTTGCAACTTGATGAGGCTGGTGAAAACCCATCTGAGTTTACAATTAGACCACCTGATGAGCTGTGGGATGTAGATGGAGCAAGACCTTCACCAAGTAGGACAATAGGTGTTGAAGTGGATCCTGCTGATCCACCCAATTATAACTATTACTTCAGGAGACTGTCCGATTCTGCATTGGACAGTGAACCTTCTACCCCTGTGCGAGCCCCGCCACTACTAGACATGGATCGAGTTTATATTGAAATTGAAGATGTTGAAAGAGATGCACTACTAGATGATGAGCCGTTTGAAGGTAGAGAGTGTTCTCTACATCATTTTGCTGTTGCTAGTGAAGGTACAGCTGCTCAGACATGTCGATTTGAACCATTAGAAGCTGAAATTCGTAGGAAGCTGGATTTTGGCACTgtagaggaggaggatgaagaggaGGCAGAAGCAGAGGTTGCTTTGTTAATGGGACCACAACGTGAAGGGGGAAACATTGGTGAAGGTGAGGAGAATAGTGCACATGTCAAAGAAGATATACAGGCTCCCCGCTGCTCTTCCATTGAAGAACAAAACAGGCTTAACAACAAAAATTCAAACAATAACAACAGTCTCAGTAGCAAACGGAGCTTTCAAGAAGGGTCTGAC gaCAGTGCTAACATCAGAAGTATCCACAAAGTCAAGCCTTTATATTGGGTCTGTACAGAATGCATGCCTTCCCCTAGCCATCTGTGCTGTGAATCCATGAAAATCAACCATTCTCAGAGCCTTAACCCAGTTCAACAGAGTGGCAATTGTACCTTGGGGAATCCTGTAATGCGTCCCTTGTCAGGTGTGGTTAAAAAGTCATTGGGAAACTGTGCTATCTGTGGCATTACTGCATCAGAATCCTTTTTGAAAACCTGCCATCAAAAGGTGGATCCAGTAAGCTGTGATGGCTTTATTGAGAATGTGCAGGCACGCTGGGAGTCTAGTTTCTTGACAAAAATTGGAGAACTTAATGAAAAAGCTCCAAAGAATATCAAAGACCTTAAACTGCTTAAAATCAGTCTAGATGAAGAAAAGCCCGTGGTGGCTAGCTACTTAATGCAACATCAGGAATCCATAATTCAGCTTCAGAAAGCTGGCTTGGTCAAGAAACACGCTAAAGAGCTAGAAAAGCTGACCAACATAGCAGTGGATAACAGCAAAGCATCagtacaactgagagatggtgaACATATGGATTTCACTTCTGAACATGAGAGTCTTCTCACAGGAAGCCAGAAAGACGTACAAGTTGATTTTGTGAGTAAGGTGTGTGAACCAAATCAGCAGCAGACTTCCACACCACATTCTGGCCACCTGAGTACCCCCCTGTGCCTGACTAGAGATCTCCTGAAGACTGTGGGTGGACAGACTCCTACATCTTCTCCCCATGGCTCAACTTTGACCCGGAGCTCTAGCAGTGATAGCATTCACAGCATACGAGGAAAGCCAGGTCTTGTCAAACAGCGTGCTCAGGAGATAGAAGCCAGGCTTCGTCTGGCTGGACTCACTGTGTCTTCCAGGCTGAAGCGATCCAACTCCCTGGCCAAGCTGGCCAGCCTCAACTTTTCTTCAGATGACCTTTCTTCCATTGGTTCCTCTGCAGAATGTAATGTCACCTTTATAAGTAGGTCAGCATCCAGCAAAGATAGTCGTAGCTGGCAGCTGAGTAGTGTTCAGCGCGAGACAAAAAAAACGTTTATGAGCAGCTTCTTAAAATCACCTCTTGAGGTCAGCACCTTCAGTCCTGGTAGCTGA